A genomic window from Silene latifolia isolate original U9 population chromosome 11, ASM4854445v1, whole genome shotgun sequence includes:
- the LOC141610817 gene encoding organic cation/carnitine transporter 3-like: MERDGVSPEIEVTVPLELSVEEMIEQSIGRINFTQILQAILVSLPTFFDSQQTFISVFAHAQPTWHCINNTSCTSKSNLCDLPKTNWAWDSVNVHTSIVSEWDLECTSSIFAGMPATSYFVGCLLGGLVLAALGDSSLGRKNLLCISTLVMSLAALASAFSPNIWFYSVFRFLCGVGRAPVAICVLVLLTERVSKRWRAQAAMAGFISFSLGILGLTGIAFLTRGFSWRTLYLWTSVPGIISSVLCYLFLFESPRWLLMQGREKDAMAILRGLGSINSISPSLPKINTEQKLPKTNPFISLKILLSRRWAVKRLLASMLLAFGIGVMYFGMFLGVGNLGFNIYLTSVFNASLSLSSYMLTFLWWIQHCNRRSSLLGFCTLSGATCIIFSVVGKGHLGVVIPLELVSLFCACMAYNLVLMYMVELFPTCVRNSASSLVRQAMILGSVFDPMLVLLGRKSIIYSYGTFGLAMLLCGFLVIWLPETRGKVLCDTMEEQELMDEDGKLSF; the protein is encoded by the coding sequence ATGGAGCGGGATGGAGTTTCACCTGAGATAGAAGTCACTGTTCCGCTGGAATTGTCAGTGGAAGAGATGATTGAGCAGAGTATTGGTCGCATAAATTTTACTCAAATATTGCAAGCCATCCTCGTCTCACTACCAACTTTTTTCGACAGTCAGCAAACTTTCATCAGCGTCTTTGCTCATGCTCAACCAACATGGCATTGCATTAATAACACCTCCTGCACATCCAAGTCCAACCTGTGTGACCTCCCCAAGACCAACTGGGCTTGGGATTCTGTAAATGTGCACACTTCAATCGTATCAGAATGGGATCTTGAATGCACCAGCTCAATTTTTGCTGGCATGCCTGCGACTTCCTATTTCGTTGGTTGCCTATTGGGTGGCTTGGTGCTTGCAGCACTAGGCGATTCATCGCTAGGGCGAAAGAACCTGCTTTGTATATCAACCCTGGTAATGTCCCTAGCTGCACTGGCCTCAGCATTTTCTCCTAATATTTGGTTTTACTCGGTGTTTCGTTTTTTATGTGGGGTTGGGCGCGCTCCAGTGGCAATCTGTGTCCTTGTTTTGTTGACGGAGAGGGTTTCTAAAAGGTGGCGTGCACAGGCGGCCATGGCTGGATTTATTTCCTTCTCTCTTGGAATATTGGGTTTGACTGGTATTGCTTTCCTGACCAGGGGTTTCTCATGGAGAACTCTGTATTTATGGACTTCAGTCCCGGGAATTATAAGCTCCGTACTGTGTTATCTCTTTCTATTTGAGTCCCCTAGATGGCTACTCATGCAGGGGCGAGAAAAGGATGCCATGGCCATCTTAAGAGGCCTAGGATCTATTAATTCGATCAGCCCAAGCTTGCCAAAGATCAACACTGAACAGAAACTACCTAAAACAAATCCTTTCATTTCTCTCAAGATTCTACTCAGTAGACGATGGGCTGTGAAACGATTGTTAGCATCAATGTTATTAGCTTTTGGCATTGGAGTTATGTACTTTGGCATGTTTTTGGGTGTCGGAAACTTGGGTTTTAACATCTACTTAACCTCAGTCTTCAATGCATCACTGTCCCTCTCTTCTTATATGCTCACCTTCCTATGGTGGATTCAGCACTGCAACAGGAGGAGCTCTTTGCTCGGGTTTTGCACGCTCAGTGGAGCAACATGCATAATCTTTTCAGTCGTTGGAAAGGGCCATCTGGGTGTTGTCATTCCGCTAGAACTTGTGTCTCTATTTTGTGCATGCATGGCCTACAATCTGGTATTAATGTACATGGTAGAGCTCTTTCCAACATGTGTTAGAAATTCTGCTTCATCACTGGTAAGACAGGCGATGATCTTGGGATCGGTTTTTGATCCAATGCTGGTTTTGTTAGGGAGGAAAAGTATTATCTACTCTTATGGAACATTTGGGTTAGCCATGCTCCTTTGTGGGTTTCTGGTTATCTGGCTTCCAGAAACTAGGGGCAAGGTGCTTTGCGATACCATGGAGGAACAAGAGCTTATGGACGAGGACGGGAAGCTAAGTTTTTGA
- the LOC141610820 gene encoding organic cation/carnitine transporter 3-like has translation MERNEKSPEEEITTPLIMSVDEMIEQSIGRLNLIQILQIFLVSIPTFFDSQQTFITVFAHALPTWSCTTSNTSCTSNSKLCDLSKTDWAWDSGNVHTSIISEWDLQCANSLFAGMPATSYFVGCFLGGLLLATLGDSSLGRKNLLCISTLVMSLAAFASAFSPNIWVYSIFRFICGIGRAPVAICVLVLLTERVSKRWRAQAAMAGFMSFSLGILGLTGIAFLTRDLSWRTLYLWTSIPGIISSLLCYVFLYESPRLLLMQGREKDAMAVLRGLGSNTLISPSLPNDNTGQKLPKTNPFISLKILLGRKWAVKRLIASMLLSFGIGLMYFGMFLSVGNLGFDIYLTSVFNALLSLFSYMLTFLWWIQHCNRRSSLLGFCTISGATCIIFSVIGKGHGGVLIGRELISLFCACMAYNLVLMYMVELFPTCVRNSATSLVRQAMILGSVFDPMLVLLGRKNMIYSYGAFGLAMLLCGFLVLCLPETRGKALCDTMEEQEFMDQDKIF, from the coding sequence ATGGAGCGGAATGAAAAATCACCTGAGGAAGAAATCACAACTCCACTGATAATGTCCGTGGATGAGATGATCGAGCAGAGTATTGGACGCCTGAATTTAATTCAAATCCTGCAAATTTTCCTAGTTTCAATACCAACTTTTTTCGACAGTCAGCAAACCTTCATCACCGTCTTTGCTCATGCGCTACCAACATGGAGTTGCACCACTAGTAACACCTCCTGCACCTCCAACTCCAAACTATGCGACCTTTCCAAGACCGACTGGGCTTGGGATTCCGGGAATGTGCACACTTCAATCATATCAGAGTGGGACCTTCAGTGCGCCAACTCTTTATTTGCCGGCATGCCAGCAACTTCCTACTTTGTTGGTTGCTTTCTGGGTGGCTTGTTGCTTGCCACCCTTGGTGACTCATCGCTAGGTCGAAAGAACCTGCTTTGTATATCAACTCTGGTAATGTCCCTAGCTGCATTTGCCTCTGCATTTTCGCCTAATATTTGGGTTTACTCGATATTTCGTTTCATATGTGGGATTGGGCGCGCTCCAGTGGCAATCTGTGTCCTTGTTTTGTTGACGGAGAGAGTTTCCAAAAGGTGGCGTGCACAAGCAGCCATGGCAGGATTCATGTCCTTCTCTCTTGGAATATTAGGCTTAACTGGTATCGCTTTTTTAACCAGGGATTTATCATGGAGAACTCTGTATTTATGGACTTCAATTCCTGGAATTATAAGCTCTCTACTGTGTTACGTCTTTCTGTACGAGTCCCCTAGATTGTTACTTATGCAGGGACGAGAGAAGGATGCTATGGCCGTCTTAAGAGGCCTAGGATCCAATACCCTAATTAGTCCAAGCTTACCAAATGACAACACTGGACAAAAACTACCTAAAACAAATCCCTTCATTTCTCTCAAGATTCTACTCGGTAGAAAATGGGCTGTAAAACGTTTAATAGCATCAATGTTGTTATCTTTTGGCATCGGACTGATGTACTTTGGAATGTTCTTGAGTGTCGGAAATTTAGGGTTTGACATCTACTTGACCTCTGTATTCAATGCATTActttcccttttctcttataTGCTCACTTTCCTATGGTGGATTCAACACTGCAACCGAAGGAGCTCTTTACTCGGGTTTTGCACAATCAGTGGAGCAACATGCATAATCTTTTCAGTCATAGGAAAGGGCCATGGAGGTGTACTCATTGGTCGGGAactaatctctctattttgtgcATGTATGGCCTACAATCTTGTATTAATGTACATGGTAGAGCTCTTTCCAACATGTGTTAGAAATTCTGCAACTTCATTGGTAAGGCAGGCCATGATCTTGGGCTCGGTTTTTGATCCAATGTTGGTTTTGTTAGGAAGGAAAAATATGATCTACTCGTATGGAGCATTCGGGTTGGCAATGCTACTGTGTGGATTCCTGGTTCTGTGTCTGCCAGAAACTAGAGGTAAGGCGCTCTGTGATACCATGGAGGAGCAAGAGTTCATGGACCAGGATAAAATTTTCTAA